A stretch of the Panicum virgatum strain AP13 chromosome 9N, P.virgatum_v5, whole genome shotgun sequence genome encodes the following:
- the LOC120689039 gene encoding cationic amino acid transporter 8, vacuolar-like, giving the protein MDLAAFLATRNILLKAVVSAVVLGHSGTSYLAVLIGRDSDVLRIHVPVPTLAVSGACLTSTINSGTAIISIAIIAFVLVGGFAHFDPTNPGPSFFPSSAAGVFYAVVIRPGAAGL; this is encoded by the exons ATGGACCTGGCGGCGTTCCTCGCCACCAGGAACATCCTGCTCAAGGCCGTCGTCAGCGCCGTGGTGCTCGGCCACTCCGGGACCTCCTACCTAGCCGTGCTTATCGGCCGTGATAGCGATGTGCTCCGCATCCACGTGCCCGTGCCCACGCTCGCCGTCTCCGGCGCGTGCCTCACGTCCACCATCAACTCGGGCACCGCCATCATCAGCATTGCCATCATCGCCTTCGTGCTCGTCGGCGGCTTCGCGCACTTTGACCCCACCAACCCCGGCCCCTCCTTCTTCCCTTCCAGCGCCGCGGGCGTCTTCTATGCCGTCGttatcagacccggggcagcgggact ATGA